GACGGCGTACATGCACCGCACGATGCCCGACCTGCCGCCGCAGATCGGTGTCCTCGTCGAGCTCGACAAGCCGAACGCCGAGGTCGCCAAGGGCGTCGCCCAGCACATCGCCGCCTTCGCGCCGAAGTACCTCTCCAAGGAGGACGTCCCGGCCGAGGTCGTCGAGTCCGAGCGCCGTGTCGCCGAGGAGACCACCCGCGCCGAAGGCAAGCCCGAGGCCGCCCTGCCGAAGATCGTCGAGGGTCGCCTCAACGGCTTCTTCAAGGACGCCACGTTGCTGGGCCAGCCGTACGCGCTCGACAACAAGAAGTCCGTCCAGAAGATCCTGGACGAGGCCGGTGTCACCCTGAAGCGCTTCACGCGCATCAAGGTCGGCATCTGAGTCCGTACCGCGATCGACGCGCGACCCCGATAGGGTCGACAGCAGTCGTCCGCGTACGACGTCGCGCACGTGTGCGTGGCGGACGACAGCAGATCTGACGAGGAGGCCATTGCCGCACATGGGAGCACACACCCCATCGGCAGTGGCCTTCTTCGTATGTGCGACACGTTAAGAGGCGAGATCTCCATGACCACCAAGCCCCTGAAGAGCGACGACGGCAAAGTACGCGGCCGGTTCATGCTGAAGCTGTCCGGAGAGGCCTTCTCCGGCGGCGGGGGCCTGGGCGTCGACCCTGACGTGGTGCACAAGATCGCCCGCGAGGTCGCGGCCGTCGTGCGCGACGGGGCGCAGATCGCGGTCGTCATCGGCGGCGGCAACTTCTTCCGCGGCGCCGAACTCCAGCAGCGCGGCATGGACCGGGCCCGCTCCGACTACATGGGCATGCTCGGCACCGTGATGAACTGCCTCGCCCTCCAGGACTTCCTGGAGAAGGAGGGCATCGACAGCCGGGTGCAGACCGCCATCACCATGGGGCAGGTCGCCGAGCCGTACATCCCGCTGCGGGCCGTACGGCACCTGGAGAAGGGCCGCGTGGTCATCTTCGGCGCCGGTATGGGCATGCCGTACTTCTCCACCGACACCACCGCAGCCCAGCGCGCCCTGGAGATCGACGCCGAGGCGCTGCTGATGGGCAAGAACGGCGTGGACGGGGTCTACGACTCCGACCCGAAGACCAACCCGGACGCCGTGCGCTTCGACTCCCTCGGCTACGGCGAGGTCATCACCCGCGACCTCAAGGTCGCCGACATGACCGCCATCACCCTGTGCCGCGACAACAAGCTGCCGATCCTCGTCTTCGAGCTTCTGGCCGAGGGCAATATCGCGCGCGCCGTCAAGGGTGAGAAGATCGGCACGCTTGTGGGTGACCAAGACAGCCAGGGCTGATGACCCTGACCGGGGGATGGACAATGTTCTGCCGGTCGGGAACCGTGCAGAAGGAAGACGCGACGCAGCCGGCCGCCGCCCCCCGCAAGGAACCGCAGCCGGGCCTACTCAAGACACGCAGGAGCAAGTGGTGATCGAAGAGACCCTCCTCGAGGCCGAGGAGAAGATGGAGAAGGCCGTCGTGGTCGCCAAGGAGGACTTCGCCGCGATCCGCACCGGCCGTGCGCACCCGGCGATGTTCAACAAGATCGTGGCCGACTACTACGGCGCGCCGACGCCGATCAACCAGCTGGCTTCGTTCTCCGTGCCGGAGCCGCGCATGGCGGTGGTGACCCCGTTCGACAAGAGCGCGCTGCGCAACATCGAGCAGGCGATCCGCGACTCCGATCTGGGAGTCAACCCGAGCAACGACGGCAACATCATCCGAGTGGTGTTCCCCGAGCTCACCGAGGAGCGCCGCCGCGACTACATCAAGGTCGCCAAGGGCAAGGCCGAGGACGCGCGGGTGTCCATCCGCTCCGTCCGCCGCAAGGCCAAGGACGCCGTCGACAAGGCGATCAAGGACGGCGACATCGGCGAGGACGAGGGCCGCCGTGCGGAGAAGGAGCTCGACGACACCACCCACAAGTACGTTGCGCAGGTGGACGAGCTTCTCAAGCACAAGGAAGCGGAGCTGCTCGAGGTCTGATGAACGACTCTTCCTGGGGGGCGCCACCACAAGCCGGGTACTGGGTGCCGTCCGACCGCGGGCCTGTCCAGGGGGCTGCCCCGGCGGGTCCCGCGTACGATGCGCACAACGCGCAGCAGACTCGCCCCATGCCCATCGTGCCCGACGTACCCGCGTATGGCGGAGACCAGGATGACGACCGGGGGGCCGCTCGGCTGGGCGGCCCCTTGTTCCGCGACGACACGCCGCAGACGTCGTCCTATGGGACGCCCGAAGGGACGTCCTACCGGACGGCGCAGCAGAATCCGGAGCCCATGCCCGACGCCCCGCAGCCGGCGCCCGCACCGCAGAAGAAGAGCGCGGGCAGGGACCTGGGTGCGGCCATAGGGGTCGGGGTCGGGCTCGGTGCGGTGATCATCGCGTCGCTGTTCGTCGTCAAGGCCGTGTTCGTCGGTGTGATAGCGGTCGCCGTCGTGGTGGGCCTCTGGGAGCTGACGTCCCGGCTGCAGGAGCGCAAGGCCATCAAGGCGCCCCTCGTGCCGCTCGCGGTCGGCGGTGCGGCGATGGTCGTCGCCGGGTACGTCCGCGGTGCCGAGGGCGCGTGGGTGGCGATGGCGCTCACCGCGCTGGCGGTGCTGGTCTGGAGGATGACGGAACCGCCCGAGGGCTACCTCAAGGACGTCACGGCGGGCGTCTTCGCGGCCTTCTACATCCCGTTCCTCGCCACGTTCGTGGCCATGATGCTCACCGCGGACGACGGTGCGCGGCGGGTGCTCACGTTCCTGCTGCTGGCCGTCGTCAGCGACACGGGCGCGTACGCCGTCGGCTGGCGCTTCGGCAGGCACAAGCTCGCTCCGCGCATCAGCCCCGGCAAGACCCGCGAGGGCCTGCTCGGCGCGGTCACCTTCGCCATGGCGGCGGGCGCACTGTGCTTGGAGTTCCTGATCGACGACGGCACCTGGTGGCAGGGCCTGCTGCTAGGCCTCGCCGTCGCGGCCAGCGCCACGCTCGGCGACCTCGGCGAGTCCATGATCAAGCGGGACCTGGGCATCAAGGACATGGGCACGCTGCTGCCCGGCCACGGCGGCATCATGGACCGGCTGGACTCGCTGCTGCCGACGGCTCCGGTGGTGTGGCTGCTGATGGTGCTGTTCGTCGGATCCGCCTGACGGCACAGGAGTTTCGCGGAGCCCTCGTCCCGGCACAGGGGCGAGGGCTCCGGCCTTCTTGTTCCTGCCCTCGGCCTTCTCCTTGGCGTGCCGGTCCGTGCGGTGGGACGATTCGGTTGTAAGCCCTCGAAGAGGGTCACTCCGGAACCCTCGAAGGGGCCGCCCTGAAAGGGGGCACCATGTCAGGCTTCCGAGAAACGATCGTCGTCGACCGCAGTCCCGAAGAGGTCTACGCGTACCTCAGCGACCCGTCCCACCTGCCGGAATGGCAGGAGAGCGCAGTCGCGGCGGAGCAACTCGAGGAGGGCCCGCTGGGTCTCGGTTCCCATCTGAGGGTCACCCGGCACATCGGCCGCCGCGACATTCCGATGACCATGGAGGTCACCGAGTACGAGCCGCCGCGCATCTGGGGTCTGCAGGGTATCGACGGGCCCGTCAGGGGCCATGTCCACGGTGAGATAGACCCGCTCGACGAGGGGCGCCGCTCCCGCGTGACCTTGGAGGTCGACGTCGAAGGGCACGGCATCGGCAAGGTCCTCGTGCCCCTCGTGGTCCGCCCGCAGGTCCGCAAGGAGCTCCCCCGCAACGAGCAGCACCTCAAGGATCGGCTGGAAAACCCCACCCCATAGCCCGTCCGGGGGCACGTAAACGATCTGCGACACTTGAGAAACCATGCCCAAGCCCGGAGAACTCACTTTCGTCGCCCCCCGCGGAGCCCAGAAGCCGCCGCGGCATCTCGCCGATCTGTCGCCTGCCGAGCGCAGGGAGGCTGTTGCCGCGATCGGGGAGAAACCGTTTCGCGCCAAGCAGCTCTCGCAGCACTACTTCGCGCGGTACGCGCACGACCCGGCGCAGTGGACCGACATCCCGGCCGCGGCACGCGGCAAGCTGCAGGAGGCGCTGCTTCCGGAGCTGATGACGGTCGTACGGCATCTGTCGACGGACCAGGACACCACGCGCAAGACGCTGTGGCGGCTGTTCGACGGGACGCTGGTCGAGTCGGTGC
This genomic window from Streptomyces sp. DG2A-72 contains:
- the pyrH gene encoding UMP kinase, giving the protein MTTKPLKSDDGKVRGRFMLKLSGEAFSGGGGLGVDPDVVHKIAREVAAVVRDGAQIAVVIGGGNFFRGAELQQRGMDRARSDYMGMLGTVMNCLALQDFLEKEGIDSRVQTAITMGQVAEPYIPLRAVRHLEKGRVVIFGAGMGMPYFSTDTTAAQRALEIDAEALLMGKNGVDGVYDSDPKTNPDAVRFDSLGYGEVITRDLKVADMTAITLCRDNKLPILVFELLAEGNIARAVKGEKIGTLVGDQDSQG
- the frr gene encoding ribosome recycling factor; this translates as MIEETLLEAEEKMEKAVVVAKEDFAAIRTGRAHPAMFNKIVADYYGAPTPINQLASFSVPEPRMAVVTPFDKSALRNIEQAIRDSDLGVNPSNDGNIIRVVFPELTEERRRDYIKVAKGKAEDARVSIRSVRRKAKDAVDKAIKDGDIGEDEGRRAEKELDDTTHKYVAQVDELLKHKEAELLEV
- a CDS encoding phosphatidate cytidylyltransferase, with translation MNDSSWGAPPQAGYWVPSDRGPVQGAAPAGPAYDAHNAQQTRPMPIVPDVPAYGGDQDDDRGAARLGGPLFRDDTPQTSSYGTPEGTSYRTAQQNPEPMPDAPQPAPAPQKKSAGRDLGAAIGVGVGLGAVIIASLFVVKAVFVGVIAVAVVVGLWELTSRLQERKAIKAPLVPLAVGGAAMVVAGYVRGAEGAWVAMALTALAVLVWRMTEPPEGYLKDVTAGVFAAFYIPFLATFVAMMLTADDGARRVLTFLLLAVVSDTGAYAVGWRFGRHKLAPRISPGKTREGLLGAVTFAMAAGALCLEFLIDDGTWWQGLLLGLAVAASATLGDLGESMIKRDLGIKDMGTLLPGHGGIMDRLDSLLPTAPVVWLLMVLFVGSA
- a CDS encoding SRPBCC family protein; protein product: MSGFRETIVVDRSPEEVYAYLSDPSHLPEWQESAVAAEQLEEGPLGLGSHLRVTRHIGRRDIPMTMEVTEYEPPRIWGLQGIDGPVRGHVHGEIDPLDEGRRSRVTLEVDVEGHGIGKVLVPLVVRPQVRKELPRNEQHLKDRLENPTP